The following DNA comes from Mugil cephalus isolate CIBA_MC_2020 chromosome 6, CIBA_Mcephalus_1.1, whole genome shotgun sequence.
gtagttgtggttgtggttgatgcagcagttgtggttgtggttggtgcagcagttgttgtggttgttgcagcagttgtagttgcttcagcagttgttgttgttggtacagtagttgtggttgtagttggtgcagcagttgttgtcgttggtgcagcagttgtagttggtgcagcagttgttgtagttggcgcagcagttgttgtggtagTTGGGGCAGCaattgtggttgtggttggagcAGCTGTAGTtattgtggttggtggagcagttgttgtagttgatgcagcagttgttgtagttggtgcagcagttgttgttgtagttgtggttggttcagcagttgttgttggtgaagcagttgtggttggtggagcagttgttgttgtacttgGTTCAGCAATCGCGGCTGTAGTTGgcgcagcagttgttgttgatggtgaagctgttgtagttggtgcagcagttctTGTTGTAGTGGCTGCAGTAGTTGTAGTTgcttcagcagttgttgttgtagttggtgaagcagttgtggttgtggttggtgcggCTGTAGTTGTTgcggttggtggagcagttgtggttgtagttggtgcagcagttgtggttgtggttggtgcagctgtagttgttgtggttggtggagcagttgcgGTTGTAGTTGtttcagcagttgtggttgttggtacAGCAATtgtcgttgtagttggtgcagcagttgttgtcgttggtgcaGCCGTTGTTGTACTTGTTTCAGCAATCAcagttgtagttgctgcagcagttgttgtagttggtgcagcatttgtggttgtagttggtgcagcagttgatGTAGTTGttacagcagttgttgtagttggtgaagctgttgtagttggtgcagtagttgtagttggttcagcagttgttgttgttgttggtgcagcaattgtggttgtggttggagcagctgtagttgttgtggttggtggagcagttgttgtagttgtaggagcagttgttgttgtagttggagcagcagttgttcTGGTAGTTCGTGCAtcagttgtagttggtgcagttgttgttgttggtgcagcagttgtggttgtagtgggtgcagttgtggttgtggttgtggttggtggagcagttgcgGTTGTAGTTGtttcagcagttgtggttgttggtacagcagttgtggttgtaattggtgcagttgttgttgtcgttggtgcaGTCGTTGTTGTACTTGTTTCAGCAATTACAGTTGTAGTTgccgcagcagttgtggttgtagttggcgCAGCAGTTGATGTAGTtcctgcagcagttgttgtggtagttggtgcagcagttgttgttgtggttggggcagcagttgtggttgtagttggtgcagcacttgttgttgttggtgcagcagttgtagaTGTCGTTGGTGTtgcggttgttgttgtagttggtgcagcagttgttgttgtggttggtgcagctgtagttgttgtggttggtagagcagttgttgttgtagatggtgcagttgttgttgtagttggtgcagcagttgtggttgtagttggtgcagctgtggttgtggttggtggagcagttgtggtcgtggttggtgcagcagttgttgttgtagttggttcagcagttgtagttgtggttgtggttggtgcagttgtggttgtggttggtggagcagttgtggtcGTGGTGGGTGCAgcagtggttgtagttggtgcagcagttgttgttgtagttggtacagcagttgtggttgtagttcctgcagcagttgttgtggtagttggtgcagcagttgttgttgtggttggggctgcagttgtggttgtatctggttcagcagttgtggttgtagttggttcagcagttgttgtcgtAGTTTGCGCAGCAGTTGATGTAGTTGttacagcagttgttgtagttggtgcagcagttgtggttgtagttggttcagcagttgttgttgtggttgtggttggtgcagttgtagttgttgtggttggtggagcagttgttgttgtagttggtgcagcagttgtggttgtagttgttgcagttgtgttgtggttggtggagcatgTTGGTGGTCGTGggggtgcagttgttgttgtagttgtgcagcagttgttgttgtagttggtggagcagttgtggttgtagttcctgcagcagttgttgtggtagttggtgcagcagttgttgttgtagttggtgcagcagttgttgttgtagttggtgcagcagttgtggttgtagttcctgcagcagttgttgtggtaattggtgcagcagttgttgtagctggttcagcagttgttgttgttgatgcagcAGTTGTAGATGTCGTTGGTGTtgcggttgttgttgtagttggtgcagcagttgttgttgtggttggtgcagcagtcgtagttgtggttgtggtttgtgcagttgtagttgttgtggttggtggagcagttgttgttgtagttggtgcagttgttgttgtagttggtgcagcagttgtggttgtagttggtgcagatgtggttgtggttggtggagcagttgtggtcgtggttggtgcagcagttgttgttgtagttggtgcagcagctgtagttgtggttgtggttggtgcagctgtagttgttgtggttggggCAGTAGTTTTGGTTGTATCTGGTTCAGCAGTTGtggtagttggtgcagcagttgttgttgtggttgggacagcagttgtggttgtagttggttcagcagttgttgttgtagttggcgcagcagttgtggttgtagttcctgcagcagttgttttggtagttggtgcagcagttgttgttgtagctggttctgcagttgttgttgttgatgcagcagttgtagatgttgttggtgcagcagttgtagttgtggttgtggttggtgcagctgtagttgttgtggttggtggagcagttgttgttgtagttggtgcagttgttgttgtagttggtgcagcagttgtggttgtagttggtgcagatgtggttgtggttggtggagcagttgtggtcGTGGTTGGTGCAGAAGGTGTTGTTGTAATTGGTtcagcagttgtagttgtgattgtggttggtgcagctgtagttgttgtggttggtgcagttgtggttgtggttggtggagcagttgtggtcttggtgggtgcagcagttgttgtagttggtgcagcagttgttgttgtagttggtgcagcagttgtggttgtagttggtgcagcagttgtagttgtggttgtggttggtgcagttgtggttgtggttggtggagcagttgtggtcGTGGTGGGTGCAgcagtggttgtagttggtgcagcagttgttgttgtagttggtacagcagttgtggttgtagttcctgcagcagttgttgtggtagttggtgcagcagttgttgttgtggttggggctgcagttgtggttgtatctggttcagcagttgttgtcgtAGTTGGCGCAGCAGTTGTTGTCGTAGTTGCCAGCAGTTTGGTAgttgtgcagcagttgttgtagttggtgcagcagttgtggttgtagttggttcagcagttgttgttgtggttgtggttggtgcagttgtagttgttgtggttggtggagcagttgttgttgtagttggtgcagcagttgtggttgtagttgttgcagttgtggttgtggttggtggagcagttgtggtcGTGGggggtgcagcagttgttgtagttggtgcagcagttgttgttgtagttggtacagcagttgtggttgtagttcctgcagcagttgttgtggtagttggttcagcagttgttgttgtagttggcgCAGCAGTTGATGTAGTTGttacagcagttgttgtagttggtgcagcagttgttgttgtagttggtgcagcagttgtggttgtagttcctgcagcagttgttttggtagttggttcagcagttgttgttgtggttgtggttggtgcagttgtagttgttgtggttggtggagcagttgttgttgtagttggtgcagcagttgtgttgtgtgttgtgcagtattagttgtggttggtttgagcagttgtgttgtgtggttggtgagcagttgttgtgttgttggcagttgttgttgtagttgtgcagcagttgtggttgtagttgagcAGTTGTggtgtggttggtggagcagttgtgttggttggtgcagcagttgttgttagttggtgcagcagtgtagttgtggtgttgttgttggtgcagcagttgtgttgtagtttgcAGCAGTTGTTTTGGTAGTTGGTTCAGCAGTTTGTGTAGTTggctgcagcagttgttgttgttgttggcagcagttgttgttgtagttggtgcagcagttgttgttgtagttggtgagcagtttgtggttgtagtttCTGAGCAGTTGTTTtggtagttggtgcagcagttgttgttgtagctggttctgcagttgttgttgttgatgcagcagttgtagatgttgttggtgcagcagttgtagttgtggttgtggttggtgcagctgtagttgttgtggttggtggagcagttgttgtagtaAGTTTGTGGTGGcagttgttgtgtagttggtgcagcagtttgtggttgtagttggtggcaGATTGGTTGTGGTTTGCTGAGCAGTTGTGGTCGTGTTGGTGCagcagtgtgttgttgtaattggttgcagcagttgtagttgtgttgtggttggtgcagtctgagttgttgtggttggtggcagttgtggttgtggtggtggagcagttgtgTCTTGGTTGGGCAgcagttgtgttgtagttggtgcagcagttgttgttgagTTGGTGTGaggcagttgtggttgtagttggtgcagcagttgtgttgtggttggtgcagcagttgttgtggttgtggttggtgcagcagttgttgttggttggtgcagcagttgttgtagttggtgcagcagttgttgtagttggtgcagcagttgtggttgtagttcgcagcagttgttgttgtggttggtgcagcagttgttgtttgGTTGGGTCAGTGGTGctgtagcagttgttgttgtagttggttcagcagttgttaGTTGTCAGCGTTGTgtgttggtgcagctgtagttgttgtggttggtgagcagttgttgtagtggcaggttgttgttgtggtgtggttggtgcagttgtggttgtgttgtgagCATTGTGTGTtggcagcagttgtggttgtagttgttgcagtttggttgtggttgtgggcatgtggtgtggtggtgagcagtttgtagttggtgcagttgtgTGTAGTTGGCAgcagttgtgttgtagttggcagttgttgtggtgttgGAGCTTGTAGTGGGACAGTTGTGTTGTTAcagttgttgtgttggtgcagcaggttgttttgtttgtcagcgttgtggttgtgttggagcagttgttgtggttggcagagcggttgttgtggttgtagggTTTGGGGGAAcggtttgttgttgtagttggtggagaagttgttgttgtggttggtgcagctgtagttgttgtggttggtggagcagtttttgttgtggttggtggagcagttgtagGACAGTATACAGAAATTGCCCGTACAACAGGTTGGTCCAATGCTGATGGAGCCAACATTTGCCATGAAAGGTATTGAACCCAGGCTGGTAGCACTGCACAGAGGTTTGAAGATGCACAGCCAAGAGCAGGAAACTGGTGGAGCCATTGACACTGTGAAGTAAAAGCAAGTGGAACATATGAAGTCTTTGCTTTAGACTCACAGATTTCACTAAGTTCTTTTCATGAAATACAGTGGTGTAACATCACATCtggctgcagttgtttttgtgtagtgATACATTAGTTTATGACTAATGACCACTTCCATCTGCATCCAACTGTGAAGGTGGATTTTGACACAGGTCAAACTGGCTTTCAGTTTGAGAGAAGagctaatttaattttaagttgCTTCATCATAAACATAGTTATACTGCAAcattaaaagatgtttttttctggtttttgaTGTTCATTTGTCCATATTTGATTAATAGTGATGAACAATTTTGCAGTTGAATAACTGTCAGCGTAAAATCTCCAAAACTATTTTCAACTTATCAAATGTTGTGAAGAATTTCTACCTGTCGGCCTCGGGCATGGACAAAATTGTGATGATTAAAAGGAACAATTTGTTCTTTCttactctttctctctgctccctTTTTCCTACTTTTGAAAGAACTAATTTGTTTATAATTCAGATTTTCATTCTGCCAATATAATAGTATAATGTGTGGTATTTAAAATAGCCACTTACATGTTGCCTGAAAGCATGTGTCCTCCGTCCCCTTACACTGTAATGGTGTCGTGCATTCAGAGGTTGTACAAGAATTACACTGGAGGCTGTTATCTGCCGGAGTAGGAGGaactgaaacaaaagaacagagaaaaatatcaaaGAGTTAAGATttcaataacaaaataataaaaaactgaaaattcagTATCTGATCCATCTGTACTCACAAGTTAGAGTTTCTCTgttgcagttgtttttgtcacagCACCTAGCAGATGCAAGTGCACTTGAACCACCCAAGTTGACTGAAAATGTCTGACGTCCAGTGGCTGGACACAGGGAGGATGGAGCACATGCTTTGTAGATTTGCGGGAATGTAGTTCCAGATGAAGTTGCTACAGAGACAAAGTCCAGGTTGTTAACTGGT
Coding sequences within:
- the LOC125009590 gene encoding mucin-5AC-like codes for the protein TTAEPTTTTAPTTTASPTTTTAVTTTSTAAPTTTTNAAPTTTTAAATTTVIAETSTTTAAPTTTTAAPTTTTIAVPTTTTAETTTTATAPPTTTTTAAPTTTTTAAPTTTTTAPPTATTTAAPTTTTTASPTTTTTAEATTTTAATTTRTAAPTTTASPSTTTAAPTTAAIAEPSTTTTAPPTTTASPTTTAEPTTTTTTTAAPTTTTAASTTTTAPPTTITTAAPTTTTIAAPTTTTTAAPTTTTAAPTTTAAPTTTTAAPTTTTTTVPTTTTAEATTTAATTTTTAAPTTTTTAASTTTTTTAPTTTTTAAISTTTTAAPTTTTTTTAAPTTTTAAPTT